TTTTAAATAAAGGAAAGATTTTTATAGGTTGATACCCCCCGAAGTACTTCGGGGGGTATCAATGCGTAAGCCCATATTCTTCGACCAGAGACCTAGGACAACACCCGACCAGTTGTTTGGAAGGGAGGAGGATATAAGGAAATTACTAAGGGCTCTGGAAGCAGGTAGCTGGGTAGCTATTCTTGGCCCAAGAATGGTTGGGAAAACAAGTTTAGCGTTAGCTGGAGCTAATGCATTTGCTAAAAAGAACAAGTACAAAGTAGTCCTGGTCGATCTGAGAGATACTGAAACTTTTAGACAAGCCACTGAAAAGATACTTGCAAGACTTCCAAAATCGCTCTTAACGTCTCTTTCACAGTATATTTCCAGGATCTCCATTTCCACGGCTAAAGTGGGAGTCTCTGTTAAACTAAAGAGGAACAGCCCAGCTAGAAAAATCCTTTCGGATGCACTAGCCAAGCTTAACAATACTGTACTCATTCTCGATGAAGTCCAGAGCATAAATCAAGGAGTTCACTATTTTCTTAAAGTTCTTGGCTCTGTGTTTAACGAAAATCCTTCGTTAATTGTTATTTTCACTGGCTCATATTCTGGTATTGTAAAGAAAATGTTTGAGTCAACGTACAGGGAGGCCATGTTTGGACGCCCTCCAATTGATATACGACTTGCTCCTTGGAAAGAGACTACGGCGGAGGATTTTCTAAAAACGGGGTTCAAGAAGCTCAAGATAGAGTACCAAGAATGGGAGATTAGAGAAGCAATAAAGCAACTCGGCACGTTACCTGGGTGGTTGAACTTGTACGGAGTTAAAAGGTATATAGAGAAAGATCATAGAATTGCCCTAAAAACTACAATTGACAAAGCAGTTAAGAAGGCGGAAAAGGAGTTGGAAAATTTGCTAAAAGGAAGAAGCCCAAAAGCGAGGGAAGTTATCAAGTTACTGGCACTTGGAGCGTCATGGAGTGATATGGTTAGTACTGGAATTTCCGAGGATGCCTTAAGTAGGTTGCTAACTACTTTAATGGAGGGTCTTTTTATCGTTGAGAAAGACGAAGATACAGGAGTTTACTACTTTGTTGATCCTGTTTATAGGAAAGCAGCGATGAAACTCCCACTGATTCCTAAGAATATAATCTAATGCCTCGAGACAAGACAGCCAGAGAGCATAACTTGGAAATGTGATCCCACAGGTGTTAATACCAACCTTTTTCCTCTTGCTTTCTTCTTGACTAGCCTGCCTAGTTCAATTGCATCCTCATCCGTTA
This window of the Pyrococcus kukulkanii genome carries:
- a CDS encoding AAA family ATPase, whose amino-acid sequence is MRKPIFFDQRPRTTPDQLFGREEDIRKLLRALEAGSWVAILGPRMVGKTSLALAGANAFAKKNKYKVVLVDLRDTETFRQATEKILARLPKSLLTSLSQYISRISISTAKVGVSVKLKRNSPARKILSDALAKLNNTVLILDEVQSINQGVHYFLKVLGSVFNENPSLIVIFTGSYSGIVKKMFESTYREAMFGRPPIDIRLAPWKETTAEDFLKTGFKKLKIEYQEWEIREAIKQLGTLPGWLNLYGVKRYIEKDHRIALKTTIDKAVKKAEKELENLLKGRSPKAREVIKLLALGASWSDMVSTGISEDALSRLLTTLMEGLFIVEKDEDTGVYYFVDPVYRKAAMKLPLIPKNII